From Triticum urartu cultivar G1812 chromosome 2, Tu2.1, whole genome shotgun sequence, a single genomic window includes:
- the LOC125537849 gene encoding myosin-binding protein 7-like, producing the protein MAPCPGVAGVHARWTARALAGAFLDLAIVYAFLCAAAAASAASALLALFRLRLPCTCSRPHLPCLFAFLFRYPSRVLESLLLSLRSRFPFVFNSDDDSQDEGEGKAESVDEEEEEVNLKREVDEGNDVSALQQELDKERSAAASAAEEAMAMILRLQKEKSSLEMEVRQQRRTSDERCAFYENEVEELKDILLMRERETRSLQKEVESYRRMLGLTGNDDDEEVEMMTPHSYFLEGEPSSSRSLDKNAGVQPGNNSVFSFQKQFARQQVSPIRVGHVKDGNEDSLPFQALGEVPVAGSKLGADRCEDDGTETVVILPLSARSLCLPQSARCLDQGGDVEVNAAAGMKGMEELTADEFQEEDSGRLDKTCHDFMASDNDANIFDVHVVDDICFSTEVKGLIGRSFSDATMQADKLQNRAAADDLLGKSLNAIKGAQNKMRLAASGRRQSLQLQLLEDIADQLQEIKDVADAGRHLHCISPKISKKS; encoded by the exons ATGGCGCCCTGCCCTGGCGTCGCGGGCGTGCACGCGCGCTGGACGGCGCGGGCGCTGGCCGGCGCCTTCCTCGACCTCGCCATCGTCTACGCCTTCCTCTGCGCCGCGGCCGCCGCGTCcgcggcctccgccctcctcgcgctcttccgcctccgcctcccctgcacctgctcccgcccgcacctcccctgcctcttcgcCTTCCTCTTCCGCTACCCCTCCCGCGTCCTCGAgtccctcctcctctcccttcgCTCCCGCTTCcccttcgtcttcaactccgACGACGACAGCCAGGACGAGGGGGAGGGCAAAGCCGAGTCCGTcgatgaggaagaggaggaggtgaATCTGAAGCGGGAGGTGGACGAGGGGAATGACGTCTCGGCGCTGCAGCAGGAGCTGGACAAGGAACGCAGCGCCGCAGCATCCGCGGCCGAGGAGGCCATGGCGATGATCCTGCGTCTGCAGAAGGAGAAATCGTCCTTGGAGATGGAGGTGCGGCAGCAGCGCCGCACCTCTGATGAGCGCTGCGCCTTCTACGAGAATGAGGTGGAGGAGCTCAAGGACATCTTGCTCATGAGGGAGCGTGAGACCAGGTCTTTACAGAAAGAGGTGGAGTCCTACCGGCGGATGCTTGGTCTCACCGGGAATGATGATGACGAGGAGGTGGAGATGATGACGCCGCACAGTTACTTTCTAGAGGGCGAGCCAAGCTCTTCCAGATCGCTTGATAAGAATGCGGGGGTTCAGCCTGGGAATAATTCTGTCTTCAGCTTCCAGAAGCAGTTCGCGCGCCAACAAGTGTCGCCCATTCGTGTGGGTCATGTTAAGGATGGGAATGAGGACAGTCTGCCTTTTCAGGCACTTGGAGAAGTTCCTGTGGCCGGATCGAAATTGGGGGCAGATAGATGCGAAGATGATGGCACGGAGACGGTGGTAATTCTCCCCCTATCTGCCCGGAGTTTGTGCTTGCCCCAATCTGCACGATGTCTGGATCAAGGTGGTGATGTTGAAGTTAATGCTGCAGCTGGTATGAAAGGTATGGAAGAGCTGACTGCTGATGAATTTCAGGAGGAGGACAGTGGGCGGCTAGACAAGACTTGCCATGATTTTATGGCAAGCGACAATGATGCAAATATATTTGATGTGCATGTTGTTGATGATATTTGCTTCTCCACTGAAG TTAAAGGCCTGATTGGTCGAAGCTTCTCTGATGCAACAATGCAAGCAGACAAGTTGCAGAATCGAGCTGCCGCAGATGATCTCCTGGGGAAAAGTCTGAATGCGATCAAAGGTGCACAAAACAAGATGAGGCTTGCAGCAAGTGGAAGGAGGCAATCATTACAGTTGCAACTCTTAGAGGATATAGCTGACCAACTTCAAGAAATCAAAGATGTTGCAGATGCAGGGCGACACTTACACTGTATTTCTCCTAAAATTTCAAAGAAAAGCTAG